Genomic DNA from Gossypium hirsutum isolate 1008001.06 chromosome A01, Gossypium_hirsutum_v2.1, whole genome shotgun sequence:
TAACCGAATTTTGAAAAACACACACACCCCCAAATATTCAAAGTCAAAATTCAGCATTTTTACAAGGGAATGAGCATCATGATTATTACCTGGAAAAGAATCTCTTCCGGCTCATTATAAATAAGAGGAATGATTCGAGCCCCAGCCGCTTCCACGAACTTCACGTACGACGCAGCTATGTAGGAAGCGTTAGTATCATTGTTCAGCCTCCCCGACGCGCCGTCTCCTGGATGACTCAGTATCCCAATCACAGGCCGATAATATAGCTTCGGGTCAGCATTCGCGCAACTCGAAAAGGATATTAGTGAATCATCGGCCGAGCCGTCGCCGCGTTGACTCGGGAGGAGGAGTCCAGTTGAGGTTTGAGCTTTAGCAAGGGATAGTTCTTTGGTGAGGCAGAGGAGGATGGGGACAAAAAAGTAATTCCACATGTCCAGAGAGGAGGAACAAGAAGAGGAAGGGGAAGGCACGGTGTCGTTTGCAGGATCGGAGGATGAAGGGTTAGAGCCAAATAAGGAGGGCATTTTGGAGAACTGAAATATAAACAGAacgaaagaaaaacaaaaggaaaagttaaaaattgaaatcaagtcCTTAAAAAATTTGGAAGGAAACTGTGcagttgaaaaataaaattgttgGTAATTACAATCAATTTCATCTAGTAatacatttattatttattataaaacaaCTCGAAATTCGCCGCGCAATATAATATTTAGTAATTGAACttgttatttttactaatttgataattatttttttatttaattttttatttaaatttgatattttttcttaattcggtaattaaatttaatattttttcttaatttagtacttAATATTTTCTTTGTCCTCTTTAATAtctgaatttgattttttttctaattcggtatttaatctttttttttgttcaatttggtACATTGACTTGTAAAATGTTTTACAATATATTAACAATGTTAGACTTttacaaatttgtaaaaataatcaatgtatgaTAGGCATGTGGCAAATAACATgacatttctttttttattttaaattttaaattacttatcattttatttattcattttactaatttaaaataatgaattttttttattttgggtttttaaaactcttgttttcttgttcaatattaattcattaagcaTAATTCAATGCctaatttttttaacacaaatttTAATAATACTGACGATATTTTTGTAGCACGCCGTTAGTGTTTTGGGTAAATTGTATAGCATTTAAtaagtttaagtaccaaattagaaaagtgacaaatttaagtatcaaattagacaaaaaattaattaccaaattagaaaaaaaatcaagttgagATACTAAATGTTATACTAagtcttataaaaataaaaatattataataataatttttaagtaaataaaacaaaCTTTATCTAATATTAtctccattttaaaattttaatacacaATTATAAGTTACTttattttccatactttgatagttagtgtttttttttaatattttattatacttttacccAATTTGTAAGATCTAAAAATTTAGTAacaatttacaaaatattttctcattatttattaaacttatttttgaaccaaattatttattgaacttaattaaataaaaagttgtgtaatatttttttagctaggtatctaatttttttaacCCAATATTTAAAGTACCATTATGGACCGCATGtagtatttttaattataaaaaaatattatatttaatattttatttcctctCTCCTTATATTCATATTCTTCCTTTCTTATTCCTTCATTTTATCCCTTTTCTCATTCATCTTCATTCATGCAGGTTGAAGGTTTTCTTTTTCTCGTTAAGCAAATGACAtgaaatttgggtttttattttgatGGAGGAAAACCCTTTCTGGGTTGAAAACTGTGAATTTTCGGACTCCAAACTTGAAAAACCTATGGCTACGCTTTGACAGCACCATTTGTGGAGGAGGTGTTCAAGCAaaaatcttttataaaaaaatgatagggactttgatatttttcaaaagagttatttttttaattgtaaaaaaaaacaaaacaaagaaaactgTGCTGgggtaagaaaaagaaaaacagaccTGAAGCTGGAGAAGATTGAAAGGGTGTTTGTTTATATGCACAATGTTCAAAAAAATATTcatgtttttgaattattttccttctaattttataaaaaaattatttttacctatacaatttcataaaattagtACAAATGATCATCAAAATTATGCCTACTTTATCTGAACTTAAATAGTGCttattgatataattaaaaaCAGTTATGCGACtgataataatatttttgaactTCGTTTTATACATAATTTATGTATAAAAGACTAACAACTTGCATGGTCAAAATTATTTCTAGTGATCTTAACAGTTTATCAACTATTAAATACCTAACTAATCATACTTGATCTTTATTTAAAGAAAATGCTTATCGAAGAATAATTAATATAGATTCCCATTACATTTATTGtagctaatttttctttttttttaaaaaaaatcacaaaatgcAAAAATAACTATTAATGAACTTTATAGGAAACAAAgcatatgtatacatatttatcaAAGACATTGCTAGAAAACAAAGCTCATgcttattttagtcaaattaacaACTGCCTGTATACATATTTATCAAAGACATTGCTAGAAAACAAAGCTCATgcttattttagtcaaattaacaACTGCCTCTTCATCGAACTCGTTCCATATCCCTTAATAACTTCTCTTTGATCTTCTTTAACTTCATAACAATCTCTTTCATTTGAAGCCTCTCATTTGGTAACTCTACACAACATTCTAAGCCAACTTGCAAAATGGATAAGGCATAATGCTCGACTTTTAAATCTTCCCTTCCAATGGTGCTCAACAACTTGGGATCTACAACTTGATTTAGCGAAGCTGATATCGACTCTATCACCCAACTCTTCAAGGTTCTTTCTCCTGCAAACATTTCATCTGTGGGCTTTTTTCTTGTGATGATTTCCATCAAAAGAATACCAAAGCTATACACATCACCTTTTGTCGAAACAATTCCTTCGACTCCATATTCTGTGTATGAATTTCAAACAACATTATGAATATTCAAAGATATCTTGATAATGAAAAATTCCTATAAAATATCTGAAACATTATATGCTTGCCTGTTATAAAAGATATCTAGTTGCTTCCCAAAAAAGTCACATTCAATATGTTTGAAACTCAAATGTTATCAGATATGATTCCTTTTGTTATGCAGATGCTACACTTACATTagaaatggaaaaataaacatGGAGTTTGATTAGAAGTATCACCTGGTGCCATATATCCAAATGTTGCCATTGTCATGGTTTGTATCATTGAAACCTCTTCACTTAAGAGTTTTGCGATGCCAAAATCACTCAAATGCGCAACCATATCTTCATCTAATAGAACATTGTTGGGTTTTAAATCACAATGAACCACGGGTGTTGCATTACCGTGATGGAGATATTCCAATGCAGATGCAACATCTATCATTATGTTCAACCTTTGTAGGATATCCAAATATTGGGTGTTGGAATACAACCATTTATCAAGACTCCCATTAGGCATGAACTCAAGCACCAAGGCTTTGAAATTAAGATCATTAGAGCAACTACTTATTACTTTGACTAAATTTCTGTGACGAGTGTTGCGAAGAACATCACATTCAACATCAAAGCTCTTAAAAGCTCTTTCTAACTCTAACTTGAAGACCTTTACCGCGATGATCGTCCCATCCCAGAGAATCCCTTGGAATACTGAACCATAACTTCCATTACCAAGCAACCTACTATCTTTGAATCCATCAGTAGCTTGTCGAAGCTCGTGGTATGAAAACCGTCTCCATGTTCCTAAAGGTATCATGTCTTCTTGAGTTGGCAATTTGTCTTTCCTCCTCCTATTATGCAAGATAATGATTATCAGAGCCACAACCAAAATTGTGGAGACAGTTGGCAGAGCTACATATATTATGAGTTTCAGCTTAGTTTTTGCCTTGGAATTTCTAAGAGGTCTAGTTTTGCAGTTTGGAACATGAAGTCGAGTTGCACCACACAAGGCTTCATTCCCCTTAAATGATTCGATTGTGTAGTTTCCAAATGATCCTCCTTCAGGAATTTCTCCTTCAAGTCTATTAAAAGAGACATTGAAATATTTGAGATAACGGAGTTTCTCTAAGGATTTGGGAATCTCTCCAGATAGATTATTTCTTGACAAGTCCAAGAATTCCAAACTCAATAATTCATCAAAAGACTCAGGAATAGAACCCATGATTTTATTATTGGATAAGGAAAAATGAGTGAGGTCTTTGAGATCTGTAACTCTAGTTGGGATATCACCTGAGAACTGATTGTTCGACAAATCCAAACTAGTCAAAACTTTCCATTTTCCAGTGTCAATTGGCAGTGGACCACTTAGAGAATTTGAAGACAAGTATAGGATGAGGAGATAGTTAAGCCTTGTCAACGTGGAAGGTATTGATGAGGAGAACATATTGGAGTCGAGAAATAGTTTCCTTAATGAAGCAAGATCACCTAGGCAAGTAGGTATTGGTCCAGACAATTTGTTATTGGTCAAGAACAAGAAAGCCAATTTGTTTAGATGACATAACTCAGATGGGATGGATCCTTCCAACTTATTATTTTCAAGAGAAAGACTTTGCAAGTCTTCCAATACACCAATTGTAGTAGGAATCTGTCCTATCAATTTATTGCCTCCGAGCTCAATGTTTATCAAGTGGCTTAAGTTTCCAATTTCACTGGGGATGCTACCTCTGATGTTGCATGAATAAGCAGAGAACCGTTCAAGAGAACTTGAGAGATTTCCTACCAGTCTTGGAAGTTCACCACTAATAAGTGGGTTGATACCGAAAAGAATCTTCTCCAAGACTCTACAGTCTgtcaaggaaaagagaaagctcATTCTTGAGGAAGTTAAATTATTATTCTCCAGGTAGAGAATCTTTAAATTTCTTAGATTTCCCAGATTATCAGGAATGGACCGTAAAAAGTAATTACTAGACATGACAAGAAGAGTAAGCTGAGAGGCATTGGAAATATACATTGGGAACGAGCCGACAAGGTGATTCAAACCAAGATATAATTTCTCCATGTTTGGAAGGAAAAGGCCCATGTTTGATGGAAGATGGCCAGAGAGTTGATTTGTTTCCAAAGAAATTATCGTTAGAGTTGAAATATTAAATACTTGTGGAGGAATAGAACCAGCAATATTGTTAGATGTTATAGTCAACACTTTTAGATTCTTTAGGTTGCCAATCTCATGTGGTATTATACCTGCCATAAATTTTACCAAACAAAAATATTAGACAAATATGGGGAAGGAaagagtttatatatattttaaacattataaaaaatttaaattaaattatctaaaaatgtgTACAATTATGTCAATTAGTTTTTATAGAGCTCTTTCAAATATCAAAGTACTTCAagtaattttaaattgaaatttttaggtCTAAAGTCGAAACAagttaaaaatatagaaaatagtGATGAATTAAATCATTAAGAACAAACATTCACAAgtttaagaaaatgaaaatagatattatttttcttttatctgAGTTGATAAGTTTATTGTTctaagaacataaaaaaaaaaagaaaaaaaggaaaaagaagaaatgtACTATTCGCAATGactgaaaatttttataattattgtaaaataatgaaaacacaTAATGCTACCTATACTAATAGAAATTAAACCTATCAGTAAAAGTtgcaaattaataaaaatagtttggaaataATCACTAGTATTTCACATCCTATTTCTCTCATCATTTTCTCGTAGTTTATTAGTTTATTCTTCAAtcttcttttgaaaatttttatttaataaataaatttatattttcaatctCAATACAAGATTCATctaaattattatattcattAACAAATGGTTAGCATATATTACCTTCAAAGTGATTCCGACCAATATAAATGTATTGAAGCATACTCAAATTCCCAATTTCTATTGGTAGGCTCCCCTCCATTTGGTTATACGATAGAGATAACATTTGTAACTCTTTGCACTTGAATAGGCTGGCAGGAATTCTACCAGAAAGCTGGTTAAAACTCAAGTACAATTCTTTGGAATTTGGAAGATGACCAAACATATCTTTTGGGATATGACCACTGAGATTATTGGAGGTGAAATCGATGACTTCTAGCAAAAACAAATCTCGTGGAACAAAGGGTATGAAACCAGAGAGCATATTATCACTTAGATCAATTATTTGCAACGAAGATATATTAAAGATGGAGGAGGGCATTGAACCTGAAATCCGGTTTTCAGACAAGACCAAGATCTGTAGCTTTGACAAATAGCCTAAAGAGAATGGAATAACACCTTTGAAGTTGTTGTGGTACAGAGACATCCCTCCAAGTTCAGTTAATGATCCCAACCATGAAGGGATTTCTCCACTGAAGTAGTTACTACCAAAGCTTAGATATTTCAGCCGATGCAAATTGGATAACTGGACTGGTAATCTGCCATAGAAACTATTGTTTGTGATACGAAGAAGAGAAAGGAATGATAAATTTCCTAAGTGAGGTGGAAGGGTGCGTACGAGTCCCAACCCAGTAAGGTTTAGAGCTGTGACTCTACGGTGCTTGGATCCACAACTTACACCAAACCAATTGCAAACAGGGGCAGAGGCTGACCAGTTAGTTGTCAAGACATTTTCAGGATCATGAATAACATGATCTTTTAGTGCTAAAAGAGCTGATTGATCTGTAAGTATGGTGGTTAATTTCATAGAGAAAGTAGGCATAGAAAAATGGAAGATGATAAGAAGAGCTAAGTTGAGGAAAGTATTCCCCATTTGAATTTGGGTGTTTATCAAGCTACCAACAAAGGCAGAACTGAGATTGCTAGACAGATAATTGAATGACCATACAACTTCT
This window encodes:
- the LOC107917217 gene encoding putative receptor-like protein kinase At3g47110; amino-acid sequence: MGNTFLNLALLIIFHFSMPTFSMKLTTILTDQSALLALKDHVIHDPENVLTTNWSASAPVCNWFGVSCGSKHRRVTALNLTGLGLVRTLPPHLGNLSFLSLLRITNNSFYGRLPVQLSNLHRLKYLSFGSNYFSGEIPSWLGSLTELGGMSLYHNNFKGVIPFSLGYLSKLQILVLSENRISGSMPSSIFNISSLQIIDLSDNMLSGFIPFVPRDLFLLEVIDFTSNNLSGHIPKDMFGHLPNSKELYLSFNQLSGRIPASLFKCKELQMLSLSYNQMEGSLPIEIGNLSMLQYIYIGRNHFEGIIPHEIGNLKNLKVLTITSNNIAGSIPPQVFNISTLTIISLETNQLSGHLPSNMGLFLPNMEKLYLGLNHLVGSFPMYISNASQLTLLVMSSNYFLRSIPDNLGNLRNLKILYLENNNLTSSRMSFLFSLTDCRVLEKILFGINPLISGELPRLVGNLSSSLERFSAYSCNIRGSIPSEIGNLSHLINIELGGNKLIGQIPTTIGVLEDLQSLSLENNKLEGSIPSELCHLNKLAFLFLTNNKLSGPIPTCLGDLASLRKLFLDSNMFSSSIPSTLTRLNYLLILYLSSNSLSGPLPIDTGKWKVLTSLDLSNNQFSGDIPTRVTDLKDLTHFSLSNNKIMGSIPESFDELLSLEFLDLSRNNLSGEIPKSLEKLRYLKYFNVSFNRLEGEIPEGGSFGNYTIESFKGNEALCGATRLHVPNCKTRPLRNSKAKTKLKLIIYVALPTVSTILVVALIIIILHNRRRKDKLPTQEDMIPLGTWRRFSYHELRQATDGFKDSRLLGNGSYGSVFQGILWDGTIIAVKVFKLELERAFKSFDVECDVLRNTRHRNLVKVISSCSNDLNFKALVLEFMPNGSLDKWLYSNTQYLDILQRLNIMIDVASALEYLHHGNATPVVHCDLKPNNVLLDEDMVAHLSDFGIAKLLSEEVSMIQTMTMATFGYMAPEYGVEGIVSTKGDVYSFGILLMEIITRKKPTDEMFAGERTLKSWVIESISASLNQVVDPKLLSTIGREDLKVEHYALSILQVGLECCVELPNERLQMKEIVMKLKKIKEKLLRDMERVR